Within the Gloeobacter kilaueensis JS1 genome, the region TTGACGCCTTTGCCGCCGCTGCTTCTGAGCGGATGGCAAGTTTTGAGAGCGCCCCGAGTGCGCCGCCCACCGCCGATCTGCTCCCGGCGGACAAACTGCGCTTCGAGCGGGAACTATTGGGCTTTTATGTCTCGGACCATCCCCTCAAGGCGGTGCGCGAGAGCGCCAGATTGCTCGCGCCGATCAATCTGGCGGATCTGGCCGATTGTCGGGTCGAGAGCAGCGTGAGCGCGATTGCCCTGGTGCGCGATGTAAAGGCGGTCGTCACCAAAAAAGGCGACCGTATGGCGATCGTGCAACTGGAGGATTTGACCGGTTCGACTGAGGCGGTGGTCTTTCCGAGAGTCTACGAGCGGGTCGGACCCCTGTTTGTCACCGATGCGCGGCTGATGCTCTGGGGAAAGATCGACCTGCGCGATGAGCGCCCTCAGCTCATCATCCAGGACGCTAAACCGATCGAGGAAGTCAAGATGGTCGTCATCGACCTCGAACCGCGCTCGGACGTGCAGACCTGGCACCAGTTGCGCGAGTTGTTGCAGGCGCACCAGAGCGAGACAGCCCATATTCCGGTGATCGCCTCGATCAAAAATGACCAGCGCCACAAGCTCATCCGCTTTGGCCACCAGTTTCGCATCAGCAACGACAGCGCCCTGATTCAGGCGCTGGCGCGCAAAGGTTTTGCTGCCCGGCTGGCGCGGATCGTCAATTGAGCAGGACGCAGGGGGCAGCCGTTGTCGGGCGGAGGATGAGGCGGTGACGGGCAACGCGCAGGATGCGTCCCTGGCGCTCGAGCTGGTTGAGGATGCGGGTGACGGTGACTCGCGAAGTACCCACCAGATCGGCAAGATCTTGATGGGTCAGGCGCAAGTCGATGAGCCGTCCTTCGGCCACATCGCAGCCAAAGCGGCGGGCGAGCCAGACGAGCACCGATTCGATGCAGACCTGGGCATCCTTGCACTGGACAATTTCCAGCAGGTCCATCGCTCCCCGGACGTGCCGGATGAGGGCGTCGGTGAGCCGGGACCACTGATCTTTGGGAACGCGCACGGCCACGACCGGTGTCAAACATTCGAGGTGGTAAGGTTCGACCTGCACCAGTTCTCGGCCAACCACATCCCCCGGCCCCCAGAGGCCGAGGGAGATGAGTGTACCGTTCTCATGCCAGGTGGTGGCGCGCACGATACCCTGAACCAGCTGCCAGAGGCAGTCGCGCTCGTGGGGCAAAAGCGCCCGGCGCTCGAAGGTGTGCGTGCGGGAATAAGCCGTCGAGATGATTGAAGTAGCCATAGTGTGGGTAGCTGCTGCAGGACGGGAAGTACCGTCACAGCAGGATAAGCGGTTACCAGCTTTCTGCTAGGGACACAGGCTCAAGCCATAGCTGCAGGCCGAGCTGTTCGAGGTACTGCAATCCGTCCCCAATCTGCGCCTCGCTGCCGCGCAACTCAAGGTCGAACCAGCCGTCGTCGTTGCTGCCGGAACCCAACAGCGCACCGAGAATGGTGAAGCTCAGCTTGTATCTGGCCGTCAGATTAGAGAGCACCGGCTCGCGCCGGAAGCGCTGCGGTACGTGCAGGCGCACCCGCAGAGAGACTTCTGTGCTCCGTTCG harbors:
- a CDS encoding Crp/Fnr family transcriptional regulator; protein product: MATSIISTAYSRTHTFERRALLPHERDCLWQLVQGIVRATTWHENGTLISLGLWGPGDVVGRELVQVEPYHLECLTPVVAVRVPKDQWSRLTDALIRHVRGAMDLLEIVQCKDAQVCIESVLVWLARRFGCDVAEGRLIDLRLTHQDLADLVGTSRVTVTRILNQLERQGRILRVARHRLILRPTTAAPCVLLN